From a region of the Helicobacter hepaticus ATCC 51449 genome:
- a CDS encoding acyl-CoA dehydratase activase, which translates to MSLTLGIDIGSTTAKVALMDGDDIIFQVYERHYSKVREKSIQIVQSIAQIIGDREFKVAISGSAGFGICKLTGIDFVQEVFATAGAVRHLVPDADAVIELGGEDAKIIFLTGGTEERMNGSCAGGTGAFIDQMVTLLAITPEEFDNISLKCQKLYPIASRCGVFAKTDVQPLLNQGVNKEDITASIFQAVVDQTITGLAQGRKIEGKILFLGGPLFYYKGLQERFAKTLKLDKEHAIFPDFAQYAVAIGVSLQARELEKTYTCQSLITILEESKNTTSSNKYLEPLFASESDYNAFIARHESASVEEIEIEQAYKANNHHKIDVYIGIDCGSTTTKLVMLDSHNAIVYQYYNSNKGNPVEVISTQLTYIYEHFGDKINIKGSAVTGYGEELIKAAFTLDAGLVETMAHLKAAKYFNPKVDFIIDIGGQDMKCFYIKNQTIDSIMLNEACSSGCGSFIETFAKSMGYDIQTFSKLGLESKQPVELGSRCTVFMNSSVKEAQKEGASIEDISAGLSMSVVKNAIYKVIRARDADDLGKQIVVQGGTFLNNAVLRSFEKEIGREVVRPKISGLMGAFGAALYAKDLGLEHSSTMKQEELATFKHTATASVCKICGNNCHLTINRFGEGKKFISGNRCDKPLGFKKLLFLPNLYDYKLNKIKSLCAYENMDKSRLTKGKIGIPLGLNMYENLPFWHTLLSELGYEVVVSDITTRKTFSLGQYSIPSDTVCYPAKLLHGHIENLLKKGVDKIFYPCMSYSFAGDEKHKDSSTNNYNCPVVAYYPELLNANVDKLREVSFFYPYFGLHQKEDFKKKGFVFFKKELGADKKSFLKAVEKAYEVRDEWLSDVKLQGEKALHFARANKLKAIVLCGRPYHIDPEINHGIDKLINSLGLVVLSEDSVEHLADAGELHILNQWSYHSRLYNAAAFVSSDENLELVQLVSFGCGIDSITTDEVREILESHGKFYTQLKIDEISNLGAVKIRIRSLLGAMEEKQAQKNAKILLQSTQILENA; encoded by the coding sequence AGTATTTGCTACAGCCGGAGCAGTGCGTCATCTTGTGCCTGATGCCGATGCAGTCATTGAGCTTGGCGGAGAAGATGCAAAGATTATATTTCTCACAGGTGGAACAGAGGAGCGTATGAATGGTTCTTGTGCAGGTGGAACAGGCGCATTTATTGACCAAATGGTAACTTTACTTGCAATTACACCAGAAGAATTTGATAATATTTCACTTAAATGCCAAAAACTCTACCCCATAGCATCTCGTTGTGGCGTATTTGCTAAAACTGACGTCCAGCCATTGCTTAATCAAGGTGTCAATAAAGAAGATATTACTGCAAGTATTTTTCAGGCTGTCGTAGATCAAACTATCACAGGATTAGCTCAAGGACGCAAAATTGAAGGGAAGATTCTCTTTCTTGGAGGACCGCTTTTTTATTATAAGGGCTTGCAAGAGCGATTTGCAAAAACTTTAAAACTTGATAAAGAACACGCCATTTTTCCTGATTTTGCACAATATGCCGTGGCGATTGGCGTCTCCCTTCAAGCACGTGAGTTAGAAAAAACTTATACTTGTCAGTCACTCATTACCATACTTGAAGAAAGCAAAAACACTACTTCAAGCAATAAATATCTTGAGCCGCTTTTCGCTTCAGAATCTGATTATAATGCCTTTATTGCACGGCACGAAAGTGCAAGTGTAGAAGAAATAGAAATTGAGCAAGCCTACAAGGCAAATAATCATCACAAAATTGATGTGTATATCGGCATAGATTGCGGAAGCACAACAACAAAGCTTGTTATGCTTGATAGTCATAATGCCATTGTATATCAATATTATAATTCTAACAAAGGCAATCCCGTAGAAGTCATATCAACGCAACTTACTTACATTTATGAACATTTTGGTGATAAAATCAACATTAAAGGAAGTGCGGTTACTGGCTATGGTGAAGAGCTTATAAAGGCTGCCTTTACCTTAGACGCTGGACTTGTAGAAACAATGGCACATCTTAAGGCTGCTAAATACTTTAATCCTAAAGTAGATTTTATCATTGATATTGGCGGACAAGATATGAAATGCTTTTATATCAAAAACCAAACCATAGATTCTATAATGCTTAATGAAGCGTGTAGCTCAGGTTGCGGAAGTTTTATTGAAACTTTTGCAAAATCTATGGGTTATGATATACAAACTTTTTCTAAGCTTGGTTTAGAATCCAAACAACCTGTGGAGCTTGGAAGCCGCTGCACGGTGTTTATGAATAGCTCGGTTAAAGAAGCACAAAAAGAGGGTGCGAGCATTGAAGATATTAGTGCTGGGCTTTCTATGAGTGTAGTTAAAAATGCTATTTATAAAGTTATACGTGCACGCGATGCAGATGATTTGGGTAAGCAAATTGTCGTGCAAGGTGGAACATTCCTCAACAATGCAGTGCTTAGAAGCTTTGAGAAAGAAATCGGTAGAGAGGTTGTGCGACCCAAAATCAGCGGACTTATGGGAGCATTTGGCGCAGCATTATATGCAAAAGACTTAGGGTTAGAACATTCAAGCACAATGAAACAAGAGGAATTAGCCACTTTCAAACATACTGCAACCGCAAGTGTATGTAAAATCTGTGGGAATAATTGCCATTTAACGATTAATCGCTTTGGCGAGGGCAAAAAGTTTATATCAGGTAATCGCTGTGATAAGCCACTAGGCTTTAAAAAGCTCCTCTTTTTGCCCAACTTGTATGATTATAAACTCAATAAAATTAAATCTCTTTGTGCTTATGAAAATATGGACAAATCTCGCCTCACAAAGGGAAAAATAGGTATTCCCTTAGGGCTTAATATGTATGAGAATCTGCCTTTTTGGCATACATTGCTTAGCGAATTGGGCTATGAAGTGGTAGTCTCTGATATTACCACACGAAAGACCTTTTCCTTAGGACAATATAGTATCCCAAGCGATACGGTATGCTACCCTGCTAAGCTCCTGCACGGACATATTGAGAATCTTTTGAAAAAAGGGGTGGATAAAATCTTTTATCCTTGTATGAGTTATAGTTTTGCTGGCGATGAAAAACACAAAGATTCAAGCACAAATAATTATAATTGCCCTGTTGTAGCTTATTATCCCGAACTTTTAAATGCAAATGTTGATAAATTACGAGAAGTAAGCTTTTTTTATCCGTATTTTGGATTACATCAAAAAGAAGATTTTAAGAAAAAGGGCTTTGTATTTTTCAAAAAAGAATTGGGTGCGGATAAAAAGTCATTCCTCAAGGCAGTAGAAAAAGCCTATGAAGTGCGTGATGAATGGCTAAGTGATGTAAAACTACAAGGCGAAAAAGCTCTACATTTCGCACGAGCAAATAAACTCAAGGCTATTGTGTTATGCGGACGTCCATATCATATTGACCCAGAAATCAATCACGGCATTGATAAGCTCATTAATTCTTTAGGGCTTGTTGTGCTAAGTGAGGATAGTGTCGAGCATTTAGCAGATGCGGGAGAACTTCATATCCTTAATCAGTGGAGCTATCATTCACGGCTTTATAATGCAGCAGCCTTTGTAAGTAGTGATGAGAATCTTGAGCTTGTGCAGCTTGTAAGCTTTGGTTGCGGAATAGATTCTATTACAACTGATGAAGTGCGCGAGATTTTAGAATCTCACGGGAAATTCTACACTCAGCTCAAAATTGATGAAATCAGCAATTTAGGCGCGGTAAAAATCAGAATCCGAAGTCTGCTTGGAGCAATGGAAGAAAAACAAGCGCAAAAAAATGCAAAAATTTTGCTACAATCAACTCAAATACTTGAGAATGCTTAA